One Spinacia oleracea cultivar Varoflay chromosome 4, BTI_SOV_V1, whole genome shotgun sequence DNA segment encodes these proteins:
- the LOC130471609 gene encoding uncharacterized protein: protein MTTEEMTLAEMKAAYEKAQAELAQERASIENLQKELESVKSTKYQSRYKPGAKPKKLIFEMTDDSEDLSDDEEPHGEEDEATLDPVTKRLNKMETHMKKRCSLMMKLMTKLPGAPTPVETEPTDGYAASPFCEAIARVTVPHQLRLPTWTTLYDGTSDPYRHVNFYKQRMWQIGIPYDLVEPVMCKSFGGTLDGAALEWLMNITPGSIFCLSNLINAFYQQFASSRQLEKQTSDLYRLVQGPTESVRDYFNRFNCEKISIKNCDVRTAIEAFKRGLVPNSELYRELTKYPCATFEEVRSRATAQMRIEDDEITRMVSQRPAGGSSDRRSYTPRNSSWRHQPYNRQNQVQNVNQYDDTNNVYRNERVVYPPISEYGFNVDIGGVVNALQSVGGTVRWPKKSDRPDSTKDMSRWCDFHRDNGHTTEECISLKKEVAYLLKRGHLKDLLSDKGKETYNKDSNSQPNPAPSGDRPAPPTGESEAVKEGQTEDEVALDKSLAAMIITFDDSDSTDTQQEHHDGLVISLPIGNALIKRILIDNGSSANVLFLEALQEMGLDEKSIIRRSTVLVGFSGESLRTVGEKSLPTYAEGHYYKNWNKERIMDNSQVYTPRNAPYSNEEIDVYFNKAPTYSQTTIDAVRERWISYVTEYHQPKNDENEDDDDDDLV from the exons ATGACTACTGAAGAGATGACGCTCGCAGAGATGAAAGCGGCCTACGAGAAGGCCCAAGCAGAGCTGGCCCAAGAAAGGGCCTCCATTGAAAACCTCCAGAAGGAGCTCGAATCTGTGAAGAGCACCAAGTATCAATCGCGTTACAAGCCAGGTGCAAAACCGAAGAAGTTGATATTCGAGATGACTGACGACTCCGAGGACCTGTCCGACGACGAGGAGCCACATGGGGAAGAGGATGAAGCAACACTGGACCCCGTCACCAAGCGCCTAAATAAGATGGAAACTCACATGAAGAAGCGATGCTCGTTGATGATGAAGCTGATGACCAAACTGCCAGGGGCACCCACGCCCGTGGAAACCGAACCGACCGACGGGTATGCAGCATCGCCGTTCTGTGAAGCGATCGCTAGGGTGACGGTACCACACCAGCTCCGACTCCCTACCTGGACCACCTTGTATGACGGAACGTCTGATCCATATAGACACGTCAACTTCTACAAGCAGCGAATGTGGCAGATCGGCATCCCCTACGACCTGGTCGAGCCCGTCATGTGCAAATCCTTCGGAGGAACCCTCGACGGAGCCGCCTTGGAATGGCTCATGAACATAACACCTGGATCCATCTTCTGCCTGTCCAACCTCATCAACGCCTTTTACCAACAATTCGCCAGCAGTCGCCAGTTGGAGAAACAGACAAGTGACCTCTATCGGTTGGTCCAAGGACCTaccgagtcggtacgcgattattttaaccgttttaattgtgaGAAAATTAGTATAAAAAACTGTGATGTCAGGACAGCCATCGAAGCATTCAAGAGAGGCCTCGTCCCCAACTCGGAGCTGTACCGGGAACTAACCAAATATCCCTGTGCAACCTTCGAAGAGGTCAGATCGAGGGCCACTGCCCAGATGCGAATTGAAGACGACGAGATTACACGAATGGTTTCTCAGCGACCAGCAGGGGGCAGCAGCGACAGGAGGTCGTACACCCCAAGGAATAGCAGCTGGAGACACCAACCATACAACCGCCAGAACCAGGTACAAAATGTCAATCAATATGATGATACTAACAATGTTTACAGGAACGAACGGGTCGTTTATCCCCCCATCTCCGAGTATGGCTTCAACGTCGACATCGGAGGCGTGGTGAACGCCCTTCAAAGTGTAGGTGGTACCGTCAGATGGCCTAAGAAGAGCGACAGACCAGACTCTACGAAGGACATGAGCAGGTGGTGCGACTTCCACCGCGACAATGGCCACACAACCGAGGAATGCATCTCCCTCAAAAAGGAGGTAGCGTATCTACTGAAAAGAGGCCACCTGAAGGACCTACTGAGCGACAAAGGAAAGGAGACGTACAACAAGGATAGCAACTCCCAACCCAACCCAGCACCAAGCGGCGACCGACCGGCCCCGCCCAC AGGCGAATCTGAAGCCGTCAAAGAGGGGCAAACCGAAGACGAAGTAGCACTCGACAAGTCATTAGCAGCGATGATAATAACCTTCGACGACTCAGATTCAACCGACACACAACAGGAACATCATGACGGGCTAGTCATATCGCTCCCAATAGGCAACGCTCTCATCAAAAGGATATTGATCGACAACGGCAGTTCAGCAAACGTATTGTTCCTAGAGGCTCTGCAAGAAATGGGACTAGACGAAAAGAGTATAATCAGAAGGTCGAccgtcctagtaggattcagtGGAGAATCGCTACGAACAGTAGGAGAGAAATCGCTGCCTACGTACGCAGAaggtcactactacaaaaattggAATAAAGAACGCATAATGGATAACAGTCAA gtctatactccgaggaatgcgccttatagTAATGAGGAAAtcgatgtg TATTTTAACAAAGCTCCCACTTATTCTCAAACTACTATTGATGCAGTAAGGGAGAGGTGGATCTCATACGTTACCGAATATCACCAACCAAAAAACGATGaaaatgaagatgatgatgacgatgatctAGTGTGA